Part of the Triplophysa dalaica isolate WHDGS20190420 chromosome 23, ASM1584641v1, whole genome shotgun sequence genome is shown below.
GTTGTCCAAATCAACAGCATACAAAAAGCTCCTATCCAACATTTGTTAGCAACAAATTGCTCATGGATGATCTCAAAGATGTTTATAGAATGTGCATCCAACTTTCTCTTACTAAAAACTAGCATGGTATGTCATCAACAGATCAGACTGAAAGTGTGCTGTTGTTTCCTGGATAAGTGTTTGAGTGTATCATTATGTTCCCTGTGCGCTGTGACCTACCTTTGCTCCCAGCAGGCCTCTCTCATCACCAAAAACAgctcgcacacacactctctgtagACCCACCTACACACTCCAAAAGTGTAATTGAGAGcaaactcactctctctctctctctctctctctctcacacacacacacacgcacacatgctcATTTATTAAAgccaaaaaacagaaacatctgCATCTACAATGCACAGATGACTttataacacacatacacaaaaagcAAAGCAGCCACACTTCCAAAGTCCCTCGGCCACTCCAAGAGCCCAGCTTTCACTTTTTTACCGCATTCATTGGAAATACCTGAACATCTAGTGCGAGAGTTCTCATTCCAAGACCATTCCAAGAAGATTTTGCTCCACAGGCGGGACTGACAGAACAGAGTCCACGGAGACAGAGGAAAACCAATGAAAGACCCGATGAAAATGTTAAGGAGACCAAGCGATGCCTTTCCCCTGACACATCCGTAGTTGTGTCCGATCACCTCCAGCACTGGAACGATCTGTGTATCTGATCTCTCCCACTGTCATGCTCTCTACCTctcctccctttctctctctctctctctctctctctctatctctcgatctctctctctccctctcacacacacagttaagAGGAGATCAAACTGGCTTGCATCTAAATCTCTGGTTTCATCTGGACCCTCTTCAGCTTTGTGGGAAGAAGTCATCTGTGACTCCAGAGAACCACTGAAACCACACAGAAAAAAGATCAATgtttcacatactgtacaggATGCAAGACATACAATACATGCAtattacatgtttgtgtttgttctgtacATATGTGTACATATCTTTCCCCAGGCTTACTGCGcatactgacacacacacgcatactcAGTAACGGAAGTGGGTCATAGGCAAATAAATGAGATGAGAAATTAGCCTCACTGCGTGTGATCATGAGACGTGCAGGGCTGAATCAGAGAATGGCTACGATGTAAATCTCCAGGCCTTTTTAGGGGCCAGATTTTCACTAGAACATTGGGAGTAAAGTGAGGAAACAACAGATACACAATACTGTCAGGCTGCATGGACGGCATCATCAGATTTAAAGGAAATGAATGCCAATATCAACACCAGCATACAGTACAGAGCACGTTTAAATTAAGGATGCACAATGAATTATCTGCCATATTGGTATCGGCCGATCAATGATAATAAAACCGATTAATCCTAAAATACCTGATAAATCATTCCCTCTGGTAAAACTTCACAGtttacagttaaaatacagtatagtactgtcatgatcattcacttactgctattagcaataCATTGTTGGTGTAGACACAGTATGTGGATAGGCCTAGAgattaataaatgtgtaaattctAGGAATAAAAGCATTAGGGATGAGTCATGAATATcgaatagtttatttaattatagaatttcgaatagtgtgtgcgatctttaaaaaataaagcgttcatgtaaccaaagggtggcactgccaataacgacgcacctaaaacctaaaggctgtcaatcaagagacaatagaggaaaacattttctcacaagaaTTGGTAACGAAGTTACTCAgtagacccgcgtggcataaCGGAAACGGTAAATTGAGACGGTGTCAACAATTTGTTCTGTGTGGGGTCctttaatgaaaaagtgagaataaagtgcagtgcaaactctgcaatgcaaagctggcaTATGGATCAACCACGGCTGGGTTTCCCGATAACGATGTATCTTAGCTCTTAAGAGCATTTTCTACGTGCAAACTAACGAACGCTCGCAGCAATTCCACGAGCGTTTCCCAAAAATGCACTTAACATGAACGCGCGAGAACGCGCTCTACGTGCTACTTACGAGTCGCTGTCCATTCGCGAAGTGCTGAAATTTAGCCTTATATGGAATCGTATTCTGAACGTTTAACCTAATAATTGTCATCTGTTTTGGATTACCAATCAAGACAATCAAGTCTATATAAAGCACCTACATACAGGCGGAGACACTGACAAAATggctgaacaaaaaaaacaagaaaagataCTTTTCAAAAGGATGAAATTAATGTCCTCTTAGAGgagatagagaaaaacaaagatgtgATTTTTACCAGATTTAAAGGACACCAtactaataaagaaaaacaaaacatctgggAGGACATTGCTACCAAACTAACTGCAACCAGGGGTGTTCAAAGGTCAGGGAAGGAGGTCCGCAAGAAGTTGCAGGATTTTGCAAGCCTGGCAAAAAGGAAGAGGGCACTGCAGAGGactgcaattaaaaaaacaggtgGTGGGACCAATGAGTCCCCCCTTCTTACAGCCGAGGAAGAAAAGGCATTGTCAATACTTGGCACAAGTGCTTCAGATGGAATTAGTGGTGGTATTGACATCCATGGAGGAGTATGGATAACTCAACCTGAGCCTGAGCCTGAACCTGAGTCAGGTCCTTCATGCTCAGAGGAACCATCAGTTTCATCTGCCATCTCCGAGCACCTACCATCTCCTAGTCCTCCAAAAAACCCTCCCAGGCCACAGCCTCCATCTTCAGTGGTCCAGACTGCAGCCACAACAACTCAGCAGTTTGAGAATGTCTGTAGCTGTAGTCAGGACCTAGTgcagctggagagagagaaactagATGTCTTGAAAGACATTAGGCAATGCCTTCAAGAAGCCAATGAGAGAGACAAGAACTTCCAACAGCAGCTCATTGAGCTCAAGAAGGCCAAACTGGCCTTAGAAGAGAGGAGGCTTGCACTAGAGGAGATGAGTTTTGCAAGGCCCTCAATTTCTGTGCCAATTATCTTGCCAGAAGACACAGgtaatgtgatttattgt
Proteins encoded:
- the LOC130412886 gene encoding myb/SANT-like DNA-binding domain-containing protein 4, which translates into the protein MNARERALRATYESLSIREVLKFSLIWNQEIEKNKDVIFTRFKGHHTNKEKQNIWEDIATKLTATRGVQRSGKEVRKKLQDFASLAKRKRALQRTAIKKTGGGTNESPLLTAEEEKALSILGTSASDGISGGIDIHGGVWITQPEPEPEPESGPSCSEEPSVSSAISEHLPSPSPPKNPPRPQPPSSVVQTAATTTQQFENVCSCSQDLVQLEREKLDVLKDIRQCLQEANERDKNFQQQLIELKKAKLALEERRLALEEMSFARPSISVPIILPEDTGCGELNNPN